DNA sequence from the SAR324 cluster bacterium genome:
AAGAGACAAGGTGGAACAAGCTTTTTCATGAAACATACACTCCGCTAAGAGTGAAAAAACAGAAAATGAAATTACTACGCCAAGCACAAGTGGATGATTCCAGTTCAGCCCTAGGCTTGATGGCATTCAAATTACAGGAGCACCAAGATCCCTCAGTTTCTGTTTGAATCAATCAAACTCTAAACGACCACTGCAGACAAAGCCGTCAAACCTCCAAACCACATAAATATTTTGAAATTCAGGCTAAAGTTCTTCAGCAAGCTGTCGATAACAGGAACATAGAGCATTTTGGATTGTTCACCGTAACATTCACCCTGGAGTCAGGCCATGCGCATCAAGCACAACATTTCCTCACTTAATTCACTGCGCCATGCAGGTAACACGATGGATCGTGTTAAGGATTCATTGCAGAAGTTAAGTTCGGGACTCAGTATCAACTCTGGTGCAGACAGCCCCGCGAATTTGATTGCCTCTGAAAGAATGAGGGGACGAATCATTGGTTTGCAGCAAGCACACGAGAACGCATCACTGTCTGTTTCGATTGTTCAGACCGCTGAAGGTGCTTTGAACGAGATCAGCAGCATTTTGCTTCGACTAAAGCAACTAACGGTTCACGCTGCTAACGAAGCCACCAATGACAAGCAGATGCTTGCCGCAGATCAGCAAGAGATTGAACATTTGTTGAGCTCGCTGGATCGAATTGCGAAAAACACGGTCTGGGGAACGAAAAACCTTTTAGATGGATCAATGGGCGTCAACGGAACAACCGTTGGTGAAAATCTTCGTTTCATTTCGGCAGAGGCCTACACTAACATGTCTCCTGAAGACGGGTTTGAAATTGACATTACTCAGGTGGCAAATCGAGCTGAAAAGAAGGGGATCATTCCGATTGATGTTGAAAATATGGGAGAAGGCTTAGTGCTCTTCCTGAATGAAGGGGGTAAGAATGCTACCATTGACACTCGCTTTGGAGATTTTAAAGTAGAGATTGAAAAGATTCGCAAAAACGCCATAGAAAATCCCCAGAGATTCCCTCCTGAAGATATGTCACGTGATATTCGAACTATCGTTGTCAATCGGCTTCAATCTGCAATTGATGAAGCAGGATTGGCACTGCACGCCTTCATGGATCCTAATGGGTTACTGACAGTGCGCCACAACGATTTTGGGGACAAGGCCATTTTCTCAGTGACAAGTTCTATCGCTGGTATTGGTTCTGAGGAAGCAAATGTGGCTTCTTTCTCCAAAGCTGGTAAAAATGTAGAAGGAACGATTGCTGGTCAAATTGCGATGGGTGATGGACAGTTCCTGACGGCGATTGATGGTACAAAAGCCAGTGGAGTCACAGTGGCGTATGAGCGAGAGATTGGCTTGAAGGAAGTGCCAGTATTAGATCAGCGCGGTGTTCAGGTTGGGACTGAGTTTATTGAGGAATCCAACGAGGAAGTCGTTGGTGGCGGCCCAGAAGGATATGTTCACGTAGCTCAGTTCTCGAATGAGTTTCAGCTTGGGCCTAATGCTGGACAAAGTGAGCGACTATCCTTGAAGAACGTGAAAGCCAACATGCTTGGTCAAGGAATAGAGAACAATAGTGGGTTTCAAAGCCTTACAGACATTGATGTGACCACCTCACAGGGAGCTCAGGACTCTAATAAGGTTGTGGACGCTGCAATTGATCAAATTTCAACACTACGAGCTGATCTTGGGGCGTTCCAGAAGAACGCTCTGGAAAGTAATCTGAACAGTCTCCGAATCGCAGAGGAAAATCTGACCAGCGCAGAGTCAACCATTCGAGATGCCGATGTAGCCCAGCAGATGTCCCAGTTGACTGGTGATCAGATCATGCTCTCAGCGAATACCGCCATGATCGCTCAAGCCAATCAGGTTCCGCGAACCGTTCTTGGATTGATTGAAAATTCATCTTTCTAAGCTGACCCCACAGGAGTCTGATAACCTTCAGGCTCCAGCCTCCTCCCTCATTTCTCTCTTCCTCTTCGATCTCCGTTTCCCAGCAAAGAAAAACAGTTCCATAGAATAGAAGACGCTATTCTGGCTGCGCTTCAAAATCTCTGAGAGTGTTATTTGATTCGAACAAAGGTGAGAGCCGTGACTGACCTAGCCAATCTCAGCTCTGTATGGTGATGAAAGCAGAATCCTTTAGCAGTAGCGGACTTCGCTGAAACGGGAGCGAAGTCGGATTACTTCATTGGTCACAGATTTTTGTTTGGCAATTACTGCAGTCATCAACTCTGCCAACTCCCCCATTTGTTTGGGTCCCATGCCACAACGAGTCATCTCTTGTACACCGATTCGTAGACCGGAAGGGTTGCGAGGATCCTGATCTCCAGGGAGCATGTTGTAATTGCTGATGATGTTGCTTTCAGCAAGTCGTCGAGCAATTTCCTTACCTGGTCCAAACGAAGAAACGTTAATCGCAATCTGGTGGCTCTGCGTAAATCCAAACTCTTTCGCCTCCACTGGAACTCCAGCTGTATCTAGCGCACTTCCAAGGGCTTGTGCGTTTCGAATAATATCGGCGGCGTAGTTTTTTCCATGCACCTTCATTTCTCGAATTGTCAGGGCTAGTCCGGGGATCGTATGCAGGTGGTGGTTACTGGAAGATCCTGGCATCACTCCACGATCCACACTGCTCCACCATTTCAATTCCTCTGGTGAAGTCATGTTGCCAAGAATGACTCCTCGTTGTGGTCCCGGAAAGGTCTTGTGTGTACTTGCTGTGATCAGATGTGCGCCTTCGGCAAATGGTTGCTGAAACTGTCCTCCCAGAATCAGTCCTAAAACATGAGCCGCGTCATAAAGTACCAGAATGCCATTGGCTCGACAGACTTCTGCAACCTGACCCACTGGTTCTGGAAAGAGGAACATACTCTTGCCAAGAATCACCAACTGTGGCTGCTTTTGCTCTACCAGATCTACACAGGCAGGTCCATCTAAGTGGTATCCATCTGGCGTT
Encoded proteins:
- a CDS encoding flagellin, translating into MRIKHNISSLNSLRHAGNTMDRVKDSLQKLSSGLSINSGADSPANLIASERMRGRIIGLQQAHENASLSVSIVQTAEGALNEISSILLRLKQLTVHAANEATNDKQMLAADQQEIEHLLSSLDRIAKNTVWGTKNLLDGSMGVNGTTVGENLRFISAEAYTNMSPEDGFEIDITQVANRAEKKGIIPIDVENMGEGLVLFLNEGGKNATIDTRFGDFKVEIEKIRKNAIENPQRFPPEDMSRDIRTIVVNRLQSAIDEAGLALHAFMDPNGLLTVRHNDFGDKAIFSVTSSIAGIGSEEANVASFSKAGKNVEGTIAGQIAMGDGQFLTAIDGTKASGVTVAYEREIGLKEVPVLDQRGVQVGTEFIEESNEEVVGGGPEGYVHVAQFSNEFQLGPNAGQSERLSLKNVKANMLGQGIENNSGFQSLTDIDVTTSQGAQDSNKVVDAAIDQISTLRADLGAFQKNALESNLNSLRIAEENLTSAESTIRDADVAQQMSQLTGDQIMLSANTAMIAQANQVPRTVLGLIENSSF
- a CDS encoding serine hydroxymethyltransferase — protein: MSVVTQDILDIVQNQQCWRRQECINLIASENVQSPAVQQIEGNDFMCRYAEGHPNTPEADQRYYEGTRFIDEVEALATREMVELAGCQQADVRPISGNQANTAVALALLRGGDTVLCNSIDVGGHISHNPIGVFGRRIQVRGQVLALQKENSINMAFWPTTPDGYHLDGPACVDLVEQKQPQLVILGKSMFLFPEPVGQVAEVCRANGILVLYDAAHVLGLILGGQFQQPFAEGAHLITASTHKTFPGPQRGVILGNMTSPEELKWWSSVDRGVMPGSSSNHHLHTIPGLALTIREMKVHGKNYAADIIRNAQALGSALDTAGVPVEAKEFGFTQSHQIAINVSSFGPGKEIARRLAESNIISNYNMLPGDQDPRNPSGLRIGVQEMTRCGMGPKQMGELAELMTAVIAKQKSVTNEVIRLRSRFSEVRYC